The proteins below come from a single Serratia fonticola genomic window:
- the can gene encoding carbonate dehydratase has product MQEIERLIANNQAWSANINKEDPGFFERLAQAQKPRFLWIGCSDSRVPAERLTGLEPGELFVHRNVANLVIHTDLNCLSVVQYAVDVLEVEHIIICGHLGCGGVEAAVENPELGLINNWLLHIRDLWYKHSSLLGELEPEQRLDVLCEINVIEQVYNLGHSTIMQSAWKRGQKVMIHGWVYGIQDGRLHDLEVTATSRESLEMGYRKAIATLKQEKGLF; this is encoded by the coding sequence ATGCAAGAAATCGAAAGGCTTATCGCCAATAACCAAGCCTGGTCCGCTAACATCAACAAGGAAGATCCCGGCTTTTTTGAACGTTTGGCTCAAGCGCAAAAACCGCGATTCTTGTGGATCGGCTGCTCAGACAGCCGCGTGCCTGCCGAACGCCTGACCGGCCTGGAGCCGGGTGAGCTGTTCGTTCACCGTAACGTCGCCAATCTGGTGATCCATACCGATTTGAACTGCCTGTCAGTGGTGCAGTATGCCGTCGACGTGCTGGAGGTGGAACATATCATTATCTGTGGTCACCTGGGCTGCGGTGGGGTAGAAGCGGCAGTAGAGAACCCGGAACTGGGGTTGATCAACAACTGGCTGCTGCACATTCGCGATCTGTGGTACAAGCACAGTTCCCTGCTCGGCGAGCTGGAGCCGGAACAACGTCTGGATGTGCTGTGCGAGATCAACGTCATTGAGCAGGTGTATAACCTGGGCCACTCAACCATCATGCAGTCTGCCTGGAAACGCGGCCAGAAAGTAATGATCCACGGTTGGGTATACGGGATCCAGGACGGTCGTCTGCACGATCTGGAAGTCACCGCCACCAGCCGTGAGAGCCTGGAGATGGGCTACCGCAAAGCGATAGCCACACTCAAGCAGGAGAAAGGCCTGTTCTAG